The Nicotiana tabacum cultivar K326 chromosome 1, ASM71507v2, whole genome shotgun sequence genome segment atcatgggtacattgTTTGTGACGTGGTcggagatgcatttccatgacgttgcaaactcctttaaaaaataagaatgagatgagcctcgccgaataaaaatacaaatcgcggggccctcagtaaatacttgttttaaactacttagaattcaggagggccgtttagcgaatttcacggtcttcccaaaataataacgcgatagtctctttaggtgcgtgtttaataatctactttcctaaactagggtgtgtatttcatgcgacccgaatccaaatcctaaaacatcaaataaaaatatgtttcggattgtgggtgcatttcatgtgacacagtcgaAAGATATatttttaagcgatgttcacattcctaaaaaataatgataataaagcggtaaaagataaaatttgcacatggttcataattgtattaaaaatcagataaataagccaaatataacagttgagcgaccgtgctagaaccacggaacttgggaatgcctaacaccttctcccgggttaacagaattccttatctagatttctggtacgcagactgtaatatagagtcattcatttcctcgattcgggattaaaattggtgacttgggacaccctaaatctcccaagtggcgactctgaaataattaaaccaatccggtttcgattgtcctttaattggaaaaaactccctcgcgccccctcgggtgcggaaaaaggaggtgtgacagaagcAAGACAAGAAGTATATTCTCAAATGCCCAACAGCACTATTCAAAAGCTTGATGGACATAAGGCTACCAATAAACCGAGCAGTAGAAAAACATGCAGTAATACTAAGCCCATCCGTGAGGTGAAGTGCACTTTCTCTTATGGAGGAGAATCCAGTGACCCCTGCAAACCCATCATTTCTAATGAATAGAGCAACCTCCTTTGTTATTTGGAATGTACGTGGTGCGAATAATGCAAACTTCCGTAGAAATTTTAGGAAAATTATAGAGACTCATAAACCTTGTATGGTAACTCTCCTAGAAACTAGAATGCATGACCATGCTCCCCTCCAACATGAATTTCATTTTAGTAAGATGATCGAAATCCCCGTCGAGGGTCGTTCTGGCGGCTTAGTGATTATGTGGATCCATGACTTGGTGATTGTAGATGAGTTAGCGAGAGTGGATCAAGAACTTCATACTATGATTAAGATACTTCTGAATCAAAAACCTTGGCTTTTTAGTGCTTTAtatgccaatactactgttaatAATAGAAATATTATATGGAATAATTTAGAAAAGTTAAATGAGACTTATGTTGGTCCATGGTTGGTCGGAGGTGACTTTAATGATGTTTTAATGTCTGATGTCAAGTGGGGAGGACGCCCTATAAATAATACTAGAGCCTCCCAGATTTGGAACTGTATTAACAAGTGTAAGCTGTTAGATCTTGGTTTTAAGCGATGTAAATATAACTGGTCGAATTGTAGGAAAAGAAGTACTGGCCTGATTATGGAGAGATTAGATAGATGTTTTGTTAATGACGAATGGCTTAGTATTTATCCAAATGCCATAGTAAACCATCTCCCATAACCTACTCAGATCATAACCCTCTCCTTATTAGACTAAGCCCTAGTTTTAAGAGCAACACTAGCAAACCCTTTAGGCTTGAAACCATGTGGTGCTCCCATCCGGACTTTATCAATATAGTGGACAAATGCTGGAGTAACAAACATCTCTTAGAAGCAGCCAATTATTTTGAGCATGAAGTTACTTGGTGGAACAACGAAGTCTTTGGTAACATCTTTCAAAAGAAGCGTAGACTTCTTGCTAGACTTAATGGTTTTCAATCCTCCGACAAGTACACTTTGAGCCCCTTTTTACAACAGCTTGAATCTTCTCTAGTTAATGAGTACAATAATGTGCTTAGGATGGAAGAGGATTTTTGGAAGCTTCGATCCAGAATTAATTGTCTCAATGAGGGAGATGCAAATACTAGATTTTTTCATATCTCCACCATCAATAGGTGTAGGCATAATAGAATTACGCACTTCAAAGATAATGTGGGAAATTGGATTGAAGACCCCGCTCAGGTAGTTGACCATACGTTAAATTTTTTTAGGGATATTTTCACCACAAGTCACGTTAGTTCGAATTTGAAGGGCATCAACTATAGTATTAGTTCCTTCAACAAATTAAATTTACACAACCTAGACAGACCAATTACTGATCAAGAAATTATTTCCGCTATCTTCTCCTTTAAACCCTTTAAAGCTCCTGGACCAGACGAGTTTCATCCtttttttactaaaaatattggtCCATTGTTGGTCCTACGGTGCTTAGTTATtgcaaaaatatctttaacaCTCAACAAATCCCTGAATTCCTTAATAACACCTTTATCTGCCTTATCCCAAAAATTCTGAATGCAAATGATCTCAAAAACTTTAGACCAATAGGTCTATTTAATACTATCTACAAGATCATTACCAAGATTATTACTAATCATATAAAGCCCTATTTGGATGAGCTCATCAGTCCTTATCAAGCTAGTTTCATAAAGAATAGAAGAGCTAGTGATAACTCTATTATTATTCAAGAGGTCATTTCCAACTTTAATAAACGAAAAGGTACTAATCATGGCATGATTCTCAAAATCGATCTAGAAAAAGCTTTTGATAGATTGGAATGATCTTTCATCTTTAGAACCCTTCGCTACTTCAATTTTCCTCCTAATATTACTAGATTGATTATGTCTTGTGTTACCACTACTAACATTTTCGTTCTAGTTAATGGGACTAGAAATCCTTTCTTTATGCCAACTAGGGGTATTAGACAAGGTGATACTATGTCCCCTTACATTTTTATCCCATGCATGGAAATGTTTTCTAGATATATTAATCATGCAGTTGATTGCGCGAATTGGGACCCTATTAAGTTGTCTCCTAGGAGCCCTCTTTTGTCAcatttattctttgctaatgatTTAATTCTAATAGCTAGAGCCAATAAAAAATCTTTCTCTACTATTTTAGAAGGCATCAATGTTTTCTTTAATTTATCAGGGCAGAAAATCAATACTACAAAATCAAAAATTATATTCTCCTTAAACTGCCCTGATAACCTTAGAACTGAAATCTCTAACTTTTTTGGCATTAATAGCTGCAGCAACTTTGGCAAATATCTTGGATTTCCTATCTTAAGTAGACACCCTAAAGCATCAAACTTTCAATTTGTTATTGACATGATGAGATCTAAGCTAGCCAACTGGAAAATTAGTTGCCTTACTATGGCAGACAGATCGACATTGATCTCCTCTACTCTCTCTAGCATACCTAATCATGTTATGCAATATATTCATCTGCCAGTTAAAATTCATAATCACATTGACAAAATTCAACGGAACTTCCTTTGGGGGACTACTACTACCAAGAGAAAGTTGCATCTTGTTAACTGAAAAACCATCACTAAGCCCAAGCACCAAGGGGGGTTAGGTCTAGTAAAAGCTTCTACAAAATATTTGGCCTTGTTAACCGGCTTagcttggggattttttattaATCCTACTTTTTTTAGGCTAACACTCTCATTACGCAATACTCTTCCAAAAGAATCCTTCAAATAGCTCCTTTATTTGGAAAAATATTCTCAAAAGTTGGTCTATTTACAAGGAGGCTATTACTTGGGAGATTGGCAatggtaaaaatataaatttttggaACCATAGATGGATCCTTAACCTTCCTCCCCTTCGAACAATTATTCATGGTCCCTTAACCCCGCGCGAAGAGAGCCTTAATATCCATAATCTTTGGTTTGATGCAACATGGGATCTTTCTGGTATATCTTTCGAATTACCtgattatttaaaaaattatattacaaGCATCAACATCCCTCAGAATGAGATTTTCCACGATCATCCAATTTGGTCCATCAATACAAATGGTATTTTTACCAATAAATCCACATATAGTTTTATTGACAACCATGAAGGGTCTGTCAATGACTTTGACTGGATTTGGCATCTTCGCGCTCCAAAAAAAATCATCTTTTTTCTTTGGCTTTGTTATCATAATAGACTTCCAACTAGAACCTATCTCAATAATATTGACATCAACATTGATAAAAAGTGTCCAATCTGTAAGAGTGCTGAAGAAACCATTACCCATATATTCCTTTCTTGCCCCATAGCTAATAGGTTTTTGAATGAAATTGGTATCAATAATACTAGCATCACGCTGGTGGAGGGACATTGGATTGATACTGTAAAAAAGTTTCAACCCCCAATACCTCTCTTAATGTTAGATTGGCTTGATTTTTTTCTGTTTGCACTTTGGAACCTGTGgatcaatagaaacaataacaactTTAACAATGACCAACATGATCTCTCTCTAAGCCTAGTTATTACCCGTGCACAAGAATTTAAGCTCCTTACTTACATTCACTCTAGCCCGACCAACAAAAAGAGCATAAAGGTTAAATGGCATAAGCCAAGGCAAGGTGCTTATAAATTGAATACAGATGGAGCTTGTAAAGGCAATGATAAGATTGGTGGTTTGGGTGGTATCATCCGAAATTCCACCGAAGATTGGATTGTTAGTTTCCAGGAACATACTCATGTGCTTAATCATACTTACGCCAAACATCTTGCTTTAAAGCAAAGGACTACATCTTGCCCATTAAAGAAAATTGAAGCCGCTAGAGGTCGAAACAGACTCGGTGGAAGTAATACAACTAATTCAAAGTAATCATCCTACATATAACTCAATCATTCAGTCTTGCAGGTAGTTAATGTTCCAGCTAGAGATCCAGAACATCAGGCACAGTTTTTGCAAAGCAAATTCAATAGCTCATCTCTTGGCAACAGAAAGTACCAAGCTTGCCTATTTTTGCACTTATGCGAAACTTGATACCGTCCCTCACTTTGTGGCTGCCAACTTTCCAGCAGATCAAAGGGGGTCCTCCTTTACTAGAACTATTTCAGAGAACTCTTGTAATAAATTAGCTAGTCTTGGGAATATCTGTGCTATAATTGACACCTCTATTTTTTTCTGATAGCTCCTTTAACTGTACAAATCATGAACTCGATCCCATTGGGACTTCCATGATAGAACATTGTAATGCTACTTAGTTTTTGTTAATAAAGTATCCCTGTTAaccaaaaaaaattgttttttacTCTTTTGTTCATTGAACGTCAGTTTAACAAGTTCTAAAGCTAAGTGGAATATAAGTtagtttatatatacatatatatatatatataaagtatacaattataatttaaaaaagcTTCTGCGATGAAATCATCCATCTAAAGTTTCAGTTAAAGACTACGTAAATTAAATATGACAGGAAAGAGACAtaataaataaacatgaaaaattcaacCGATTATGCAAAGCCTAAAAGGATGTTGACTTTTTTAACAATAAAATGATGATCGCAGTGACATGGAGCTACTACATGGGGGCTGAATCAATATGGAATATTTTGCCATTTATAAATAGATCATAGTCATCATAGAACAAACATGTAAATGATAAAGAAATCTAGACAAAGATAACTTATTGTTGTCATTGTAAACACCAAGGCCATGACGAGATAGAGTGTCGTCgattgaaaagaaaaacaatagcAGCATCTCATGATGTTGATGATCTAGTCTAGGAAGGTGATCGACATATTGAAAAATTTCAAGATGATACCAGGGACTTCTTGAATGCAAACAAACAGAAAAATTTAGAGCTTGCTACACCTACAGGGAACTTGGTTGATGTTGAATTAAGTAGGGCTTCACACGTTTTGGTTGCTAACGAAGGTGTTGATGCTGTGGTTTCAAAGGAGCATGGTCAGTTGGTTGCAACTAACATGGCAGTAGGTGTGGCTGCGACTGAAAAAAATCAACAAGTAGAGTTGGCTGCTATAGCTGTTACTCAAAATTTGGGGGGAACAGAGGTTGTTAAGGAGCATGTTGGAAATCTGTGACAACATAAGGAAGGTGCAGATCTTTTTAAATCTATAAAACTAGTAGCTAAGGGTGATGTACGTACTACTACAGCACTCTCGAGGTTGTACAAGGATGTGAATTCAGTTAT includes the following:
- the LOC142164157 gene encoding uncharacterized protein LOC142164157 encodes the protein MIEIPVEGRSGGLVIMWIHDLVIVDELARVDQELHTMIKILLNQKPWLFSALYANTTVNNRNIIWNNLEKLNETYVGPWLVGGDFNDVLMSDVKWGGRPINNTRASQIWNCINKCKLLDLGFKRCKYNWSNCRKRSTGLIMERLDRCFVNDEWLSIYPNAIVNHLP